In Anaerolineales bacterium, the following proteins share a genomic window:
- a CDS encoding GNAT family N-acetyltransferase, which produces MEDCLIRAYRPDDFDAVTILWRVAREKSLPDFQRRKGYFFFEDRAYFQNKVLQSNTVWVAEKGTRVAAFMAMENEFIDQLYVDPDFWRQGIGERLLAHARKLSPAHVWLYTLQINVNARAFYEKNGFVAEKFGVSPPPESEPDVEYHWRQSQS; this is translated from the coding sequence TTGGAAGATTGTTTGATTCGTGCCTATCGTCCCGACGATTTCGACGCGGTGACGATCTTGTGGCGGGTGGCGCGCGAGAAGTCGTTGCCTGATTTTCAACGTCGCAAAGGATATTTCTTCTTTGAAGACCGCGCCTATTTTCAAAACAAGGTTTTGCAATCGAACACGGTTTGGGTCGCAGAGAAAGGAACCCGAGTAGCGGCGTTCATGGCGATGGAAAATGAATTTATTGACCAGTTATACGTTGATCCCGATTTCTGGCGGCAGGGCATTGGAGAACGTTTGCTTGCCCATGCTAGAAAATTATCGCCTGCGCATGTCTGGCTTTACACTTTGCAGATTAACGTCAATGCCCGCGCGTTCTACGAGAAGAACGGTTTTGTCGCTGAAAAGTTTGGCGTGAGTCCGCCTCCTGAAAGCGAACCCGACGTCGAATATCATTGGCGTCAATCCCAATCGTAA
- a CDS encoding RNA-binding protein, translating into MEAKLYVGNLPFSIGDAELQDLFAQAGVVKSAQVIKDRASGRSKGFGFVEMGSPDEAQGAISMFHGKDFNGRALTVNIARPREERPGGFRGGDRNRDRRRDY; encoded by the coding sequence ATGGAAGCGAAACTCTATGTTGGCAACCTGCCGTTCAGCATCGGCGATGCGGAGTTGCAGGATCTGTTCGCGCAAGCGGGCGTAGTGAAGTCTGCGCAGGTGATCAAGGACCGAGCCAGCGGCCGATCGAAAGGCTTTGGCTTTGTGGAGATGGGATCGCCGGACGAAGCGCAGGGCGCGATCTCGATGTTCCACGGTAAGGACTTCAACGGGCGCGCGCTCACCGTGAACATTGCCCGTCCGCGCGAGGAACGCCCCGGCGGTTTCCGTGGCGGGGACCGCAACCGCGATCGTCGACGCGACTATTAA
- a CDS encoding FtsK/SpoIIIE domain-containing protein: MPPINRQFSLALEALAELKVDSQTPTLHPGPLLAAPALSEVLAGLGSLPREALFLGMATDGLPVLLNLHDSVPGPVLVAGDAGGGKTAFLRSIARALVLTHQPSEVKFGVVTSHADEWEDIRTLPHCLGVFSSYDSSGQDFLLSLAAWAHGNTRAGQSMLLLIDDLEAVAGLDFNALQTLRWLLARGPARRAWPFVTLNAARYGQVLAWIPNFRTRIFGRIQDARIAGALGGDAASALETLQAGIQFSLRENGSWLRFWLPSS; the protein is encoded by the coding sequence ATGCCGCCCATCAATCGTCAATTCTCGCTGGCGTTGGAAGCGCTGGCTGAGCTCAAAGTGGATTCGCAAACGCCGACGCTTCATCCCGGACCTCTGCTTGCCGCGCCTGCGTTGAGCGAGGTCCTCGCCGGACTTGGTTCGCTCCCGCGTGAGGCGCTCTTCCTCGGCATGGCAACGGATGGATTGCCGGTGTTGCTGAACTTGCACGATTCTGTGCCGGGACCGGTTCTCGTCGCGGGCGATGCCGGCGGAGGCAAGACCGCGTTTTTGAGAAGCATCGCGCGTGCGCTCGTTCTCACGCATCAACCGTCGGAGGTGAAATTTGGAGTTGTCACCAGTCACGCGGATGAATGGGAGGATATTCGAACTTTGCCGCATTGCCTCGGGGTATTTTCCTCGTACGATTCGAGCGGGCAGGATTTTCTGCTGTCTCTTGCCGCGTGGGCGCATGGGAATACGCGCGCGGGTCAGTCCATGCTGTTATTGATTGACGATCTGGAGGCGGTCGCCGGGCTCGATTTCAACGCGCTGCAAACCTTGCGCTGGCTGCTCGCGCGCGGACCTGCGCGGCGTGCTTGGCCCTTTGTGACGTTGAACGCGGCGCGCTATGGGCAAGTCCTTGCGTGGATTCCCAACTTCCGCACGCGGATTTTTGGCAGGATTCAGGATGCGAGAATCGCTGGGGCGTTGGGCGGGGATGCCGCGTCGGCGTTGGAAACGTTGCAGGCGGGAATCCAGTTTTCCCTGCGCGAGAACGGGAGTTGGCTCCGTTTTTGGCTTCCGTCGTCATAG
- a CDS encoding pyridoxal-phosphate dependent enzyme gives MSLPVSTDKRVYDNILGAMGNTPLVRLGRIAKDLPVPLYAKLEWMNPGGSVKDRVGAFIIEQAEKRGELKPGGTVVEATSGNTGVGLAIAAALKGYKTIFVMPDKMSNEKILLLRAYGAKVVITPTAVAPEDPRSYYEVAKRFVRETPNAILANQYHNPDNPKTHELTTGPELWSQTDGRVTDVIIGMGTGGTITGVGRFLKSKNPKIQIVGVDIEGSILTEIWQNKGTIPEGAYPKTYKVEGIGEDFLPTALDLSVVDAIERAGDRESFLWARQLVRQEGIFAGGSSGSALAGAIKYCRKLSGDRLAVVLLPDSGSRYLSKFYDDKWMREFGFLSMEFGETTLGDLLIAKPDKVLYSATLGDSIRKVVAVMHQHGISQMPVVGADGALVGLIEEVDLLNHMLDKHQHTQDEPIDSLIQHAGATFPPDTPLEEAMPSLKSGLALLVVENSRPVGILTKIDVLDYVAGKI, from the coding sequence ATGAGCCTGCCAGTTTCGACGGATAAACGAGTCTATGACAACATTCTGGGCGCGATGGGAAACACGCCGCTTGTGCGATTAGGGCGGATTGCGAAAGACCTGCCGGTTCCGCTGTATGCAAAATTGGAGTGGATGAACCCGGGCGGATCGGTCAAGGATCGGGTGGGGGCTTTCATTATTGAGCAGGCTGAAAAACGTGGGGAGTTGAAACCCGGCGGGACAGTCGTCGAAGCGACATCGGGAAACACGGGCGTAGGTCTTGCAATTGCGGCGGCGTTGAAGGGATATAAAACTATCTTTGTCATGCCCGACAAAATGAGCAACGAAAAAATTTTGCTATTGCGCGCGTATGGGGCGAAGGTAGTCATCACGCCGACCGCTGTCGCGCCGGAAGATCCGCGCTCGTATTACGAAGTTGCGAAACGCTTCGTCCGCGAAACGCCGAATGCGATTTTGGCGAATCAGTATCACAACCCCGATAACCCCAAAACACATGAGTTGACCACGGGTCCCGAGTTGTGGAGTCAGACCGACGGGCGAGTGACCGACGTCATCATCGGCATGGGAACCGGCGGGACGATCACCGGCGTAGGGCGGTTTCTCAAGTCGAAGAATCCGAAGATTCAAATCGTCGGCGTGGATATAGAAGGCTCGATCCTCACTGAGATCTGGCAAAACAAAGGGACGATTCCCGAAGGCGCGTATCCGAAAACGTACAAGGTGGAAGGCATTGGCGAAGACTTTCTGCCAACTGCGCTCGATCTTTCGGTGGTGGATGCAATCGAACGCGCCGGCGACCGCGAATCGTTTTTGTGGGCGCGACAGTTGGTGCGGCAGGAGGGAATCTTTGCGGGCGGTTCGTCCGGTTCCGCACTGGCGGGCGCGATTAAATATTGTCGCAAATTGAGCGGAGATCGTTTGGCGGTTGTCTTGCTCCCGGATTCGGGTTCGCGCTATCTTTCAAAGTTTTACGACGACAAATGGATGCGCGAGTTCGGTTTCCTCTCGATGGAATTCGGCGAAACTACCCTTGGCGACTTGCTGATCGCCAAGCCCGACAAAGTTTTATATTCTGCGACACTGGGTGATTCGATTCGCAAGGTAGTCGCCGTTATGCACCAGCATGGCATTTCGCAAATGCCCGTCGTCGGCGCGGACGGAGCGCTGGTCGGTTTGATCGAAGAAGTGGACCTGCTCAATCACATGCTTGATAAACATCAGCACACGCAGGATGAGCCGATCGATTCTTTGATCCAACACGCAGGCGCAACCTTCCCGCCCGATACGCCACTTGAAGAGGCGATGCCGTCATTGAAAAGTGGCTTGGCGCTGTTGGTTGTCGAAAATAGTCGACCCGTTGGCATCCTGACAAAAATTGACGTGTTGGATTACGTGGCGGGGAAAATTTAA
- a CDS encoding Arc family DNA-binding protein — protein MTTITIKNIPEEIYERIKLQAKVNRRSVNSEIISIFEHAVQKRTPMDVKEILEHTRKIRELTAHYTISNEELTRWKEEGRE, from the coding sequence ATGACAACCATCACAATTAAGAACATTCCTGAGGAAATCTACGAGAGGATTAAACTCCAGGCGAAAGTAAATCGTCGCAGTGTAAACAGCGAGATTATTTCTATTTTTGAACACGCCGTTCAGAAACGAACGCCAATGGATGTAAAAGAGATCCTTGAACACACTCGCAAAATCCGTGAATTGACCGCGCATTACACCATCAGCAACGAGGAACTTACTCGCTGGAAAGAAGAGGGGCGCGAATGA
- a CDS encoding type II toxin-antitoxin system VapC family toxin — translation MIGYFFITGDYSPLAIQVFEKDPDWYAPMLWQSEVRSIITQYVRYKKMPLAQSQQLMNEVHDLMLEHERFVSSNLVLELVAISKCSSYDCEYIALAKEMNLNLVTFDKEILQEFPQIAISPKDFIAI, via the coding sequence ATGATCGGATATTTTTTCATTACAGGCGACTATTCGCCGCTGGCAATCCAAGTCTTCGAAAAAGATCCTGACTGGTACGCTCCCATGTTGTGGCAGAGCGAAGTTCGGAGCATTATCACTCAATATGTTCGTTACAAAAAAATGCCCCTTGCACAATCCCAGCAATTGATGAATGAAGTGCACGATCTAATGCTCGAACACGAACGCTTTGTGTCATCAAATTTGGTGCTTGAACTGGTAGCAATTAGCAAATGCAGTTCTTATGATTGCGAATATATCGCGTTGGCAAAGGAAATGAATCTGAATTTGGTCACCTTCGATAAAGAGATATTGCAAGAGTTTCCGCAAATTGCCATCTCTCCAAAAGATTTCATTGCCATTTGA
- the moeB gene encoding molybdopterin-synthase adenylyltransferase MoeB — MLPGLTRDEILRYSRHLLIPEVGLDGQRKLKGSSALIIGTGGLGSPVALYLAAAGIGRIGLVDYDVVDSSNLQRQVIHGTSTVGKLKVESARDKLIDLNPDVQVDVYNEPYTSENALCIAGDFDIILDGTDNFPTRYLTNDVAVFLGKPNVYASIYRFDGQVSVFYAKEGPCYRCLFPEPPPPGLVPSCAEGGVLGVLPGTIGTLQATEALKVLLGIGEPLIGKLLLYNALDMSFDFVKLKKNPNCRVCGPNADIKELIDYEEFCGVPSHDHEEGSAGAGKDITVQELSERMKGNHFKLLDVREPHELEISALPNAVNIPLGQLAARLSELDSAEEMVIFCKSGGRSARGLELLASAGFKKVKNLKGGINAWAREVDTNLPVY; from the coding sequence ATGCTCCCTGGTTTAACTCGCGATGAAATTTTGCGTTACTCGCGCCACCTGCTGATTCCTGAAGTGGGCTTGGATGGTCAACGCAAACTCAAAGGCTCGTCCGCGCTCATCATCGGCACGGGCGGACTCGGCTCGCCTGTCGCGCTGTATCTTGCTGCGGCAGGCATCGGTCGCATCGGGCTGGTGGATTACGACGTGGTTGACTCGTCCAACCTCCAACGGCAGGTGATTCATGGGACATCTACTGTCGGCAAGTTAAAAGTGGAAAGCGCGCGGGATAAACTGATTGACTTGAATCCAGACGTTCAAGTGGATGTTTACAACGAGCCATACACGTCGGAAAATGCGCTTTGCATCGCAGGGGATTTTGACATCATCCTAGATGGCACCGACAACTTCCCGACGCGCTACCTCACCAACGACGTGGCGGTCTTTCTCGGCAAGCCGAACGTATACGCCTCCATCTATCGCTTCGATGGGCAGGTGAGCGTCTTCTACGCCAAAGAGGGACCGTGCTATCGCTGTCTCTTCCCCGAGCCGCCACCGCCAGGACTCGTCCCTTCGTGCGCTGAGGGCGGCGTGTTGGGAGTTTTGCCTGGCACGATTGGCACTCTCCAAGCCACGGAAGCGTTGAAAGTTTTGCTTGGCATTGGCGAGCCGTTGATCGGAAAACTTCTGTTGTACAACGCGCTCGACATGTCGTTCGACTTTGTGAAATTGAAGAAGAATCCAAACTGCCGCGTGTGCGGACCGAACGCTGACATCAAAGAATTGATTGACTACGAAGAGTTTTGCGGCGTTCCAAGCCATGATCACGAAGAAGGCTCCGCTGGCGCGGGGAAAGATATCACCGTGCAGGAACTGTCCGAGCGGATGAAGGGCAATCACTTCAAGTTGCTCGACGTCCGCGAGCCGCACGAACTGGAAATTTCCGCTTTGCCGAACGCGGTCAACATTCCGCTCGGTCAATTAGCCGCGCGGCTCTCCGAGCTCGATTCGGCGGAGGAAATGGTGATTTTCTGCAAATCGGGCGGTCGCTCGGCGCGCGGGCTTGAGTTGTTGGCAAGCGCGGGGTTCAAGAAGGTGAAGAACCTCAAGGGCGGCATCAACGCCTGGGCACGGGAAGTAGATACGAATTTGCCTGTGTACTAA
- a CDS encoding MoaD/ThiS family protein — translation MPTMKIPTPLRPYTNGQAEVLVQGATIGDVMNHLVEQYPPLKPHLFNGDTELRPFVNVFVGGHSIKDLDGLKTPLDENARVLLVPSIAGG, via the coding sequence ATGCCTACGATGAAAATTCCTACACCCTTGCGCCCATACACAAATGGGCAGGCGGAAGTTCTTGTGCAAGGCGCGACCATCGGCGATGTGATGAATCATTTGGTCGAACAATATCCGCCGCTCAAGCCGCATCTATTCAACGGCGATACAGAACTGCGTCCGTTCGTCAACGTGTTTGTCGGCGGTCACAGCATCAAAGATTTGGATGGATTGAAAACTCCACTCGACGAGAACGCGCGCGTGCTTCTAGTCCCTTCGATTGCGGGAGGTTGA
- a CDS encoding DUF3303 family protein translates to MSLYFVRHQHSAETCPAKNPEMGEMLVQHVEKKNARKFGVDLLADAVLDNQHTFVLIVEAEDKSYVEQFMQPFAMAGSVEITPASTCEAVVARAGCDPVPA, encoded by the coding sequence ATGTCTCTCTATTTTGTTCGTCATCAGCACAGCGCCGAAACCTGCCCAGCGAAAAATCCTGAAATGGGCGAGATGCTTGTGCAACATGTTGAGAAGAAGAATGCGCGCAAGTTCGGCGTTGACTTGCTTGCCGATGCCGTGCTCGATAACCAGCACACGTTTGTGTTGATCGTGGAGGCGGAAGATAAATCGTACGTCGAACAGTTCATGCAACCGTTTGCGATGGCTGGCTCGGTGGAGATCACGCCCGCGTCCACGTGCGAAGCGGTTGTGGCGCGCGCGGGATGTGACCCTGTCCCCGCGTAG
- a CDS encoding M67 family metallopeptidase — translation MLTISKELLAQIHAHGEEAYPEEGAGFLVGADGRVERILPLSNAREESARHNRYLITAEEYAKAEEAADSLTLSLIGVFHSHPDHPNRPSEFDREHALPHFSYIITSVQSGKAVESRSWKLSEDRLQFVEEKIQTI, via the coding sequence ATGCTAACCATTTCGAAAGAGTTACTGGCTCAAATCCACGCGCATGGGGAGGAGGCTTACCCCGAGGAGGGCGCGGGATTCCTCGTCGGCGCGGATGGACGCGTCGAGCGAATCCTTCCGCTCTCGAACGCGCGGGAAGAGTCGGCGCGGCATAACCGCTATTTGATCACTGCCGAAGAGTACGCGAAAGCCGAAGAAGCGGCAGACAGCCTGACCCTGAGTCTGATCGGCGTTTTCCATTCGCATCCAGATCATCCGAATCGTCCATCCGAATTTGATCGCGAACACGCGCTGCCGCACTTCTCGTACATCATAACCAGCGTTCAGTCGGGCAAAGCCGTCGAAAGCCGTTCATGGAAATTGAGCGAAGACCGTTTGCAGTTCGTCGAAGAAAAAATTCAAACCATCTAA
- a CDS encoding cysteine synthase family protein — protein MTLLDNRLAESFSVREDGLAAYVGNTPLIPLRRVTGDLPQAVKVFAKAEWFNPSGSVKDRPALNIIQTALANGDLTSGKRLLDSTSGNMGIAYATLGASLGVPVTLTIPASASPERFAILRALGAELILTDPIEGSDGAIVEARKLAIEKPDLYWYANQYENPANWQAHYKSTGPEMLEQTEGRITHFVAGLGTSGTLMGTGKYLRERLPDVKVIAFQPDAAFHGLEGLKHMPSAIKPEIYDELFADENLEVQTEEAREMTLRLAREEGLFVGISSGAAMVAALRVARELDQGVVVTVFPDSGDKYLSDKELWEQTPSSTGRGQG, from the coding sequence ATGACATTACTCGATAACCGACTCGCCGAATCTTTTTCTGTACGAGAAGATGGACTCGCCGCGTACGTGGGGAACACGCCCCTCATCCCGCTTCGCCGCGTGACGGGGGACCTGCCCCAAGCCGTGAAAGTTTTCGCCAAAGCGGAATGGTTCAACCCAAGCGGCTCCGTCAAGGATAGACCCGCGCTCAACATCATCCAAACCGCGTTAGCGAACGGCGATCTCACGAGCGGAAAGCGTCTGCTCGATTCGACTTCGGGCAACATGGGCATTGCGTATGCAACCCTCGGCGCATCGCTGGGAGTCCCTGTCACGCTAACCATCCCAGCCAGCGCCAGCCCCGAACGATTCGCTATCTTGCGCGCCCTCGGCGCGGAGTTGATTCTCACCGATCCCATCGAAGGCTCGGATGGCGCGATCGTGGAAGCGCGCAAACTTGCAATTGAAAAGCCTGATTTGTATTGGTACGCGAATCAGTACGAGAATCCCGCCAACTGGCAAGCGCATTACAAATCTACGGGACCAGAAATGCTTGAGCAGACGGAGGGTCGAATCACGCATTTCGTCGCGGGGCTTGGCACCTCAGGGACGTTGATGGGTACGGGCAAATATTTGCGCGAGCGCTTGCCCGATGTCAAAGTCATCGCGTTTCAGCCCGATGCCGCGTTCCACGGATTGGAAGGTCTCAAGCACATGCCATCCGCCATCAAGCCAGAGATTTACGACGAGTTGTTTGCGGACGAGAATCTCGAAGTGCAAACTGAGGAGGCGCGTGAGATGACCTTGCGTTTGGCTCGTGAAGAGGGATTGTTTGTTGGCATCTCGTCTGGTGCGGCGATGGTCGCGGCGTTACGCGTGGCTAGAGAGTTGGATCAAGGTGTCGTTGTCACTGTCTTTCCAGATTCAGGAGATAAATATTTGAGCGATAAAGAATTGTGGGAACAGACTCCCTCTTCCACTGGGAGAGGGCAGGGGTGA
- a CDS encoding thermonuclease family protein: MTQYKIIAGTFHVKGFSPDGDSIRFQANNMANWDFFKWQTEKDKKASRKQLRIESIDAMETHYEGYHQPRTFALAALESLLELVGIKSVTYSLSMTKIVDADDGKAGFIASASTDKYGRPVSYLFPKSAKLTDGAVMDSATLPIEDSINFELAREGLVYPTFYTTTDRVFAEKFRAVVARARKTKRGIWSIDRTSDFTLYDIRTLQEDILLLPKLFRRLVSFFDGYSEFNQLSDYLTKQKDSLVLWDGTKKKSLAELMKISGRRIQLKTPVEDIFFKAK, encoded by the coding sequence ATGACTCAATACAAAATCATCGCAGGGACATTTCACGTCAAAGGTTTTTCGCCCGACGGCGATTCGATCCGCTTTCAAGCAAACAACATGGCGAACTGGGATTTTTTCAAGTGGCAAACCGAAAAAGACAAGAAGGCGTCGCGCAAGCAACTCCGCATCGAGTCCATTGATGCAATGGAGACTCATTACGAGGGCTATCACCAGCCGCGTACGTTCGCGCTCGCCGCGCTCGAATCGTTGCTCGAATTGGTCGGAATCAAATCGGTGACATACAGCCTGAGCATGACCAAGATCGTGGACGCGGACGACGGCAAGGCGGGATTCATCGCTTCCGCTTCGACGGATAAATATGGTCGCCCCGTAAGCTATCTTTTCCCCAAGTCTGCAAAACTCACGGACGGCGCGGTGATGGATTCGGCGACGCTTCCGATTGAAGATTCGATCAACTTCGAACTCGCCCGCGAGGGATTGGTCTACCCGACGTTTTACACCACCACCGACCGCGTCTTTGCTGAGAAGTTTCGCGCGGTGGTCGCCCGCGCCCGAAAGACAAAGCGCGGCATCTGGTCCATTGACCGCACGTCGGATTTCACGCTGTACGACATCCGCACATTGCAAGAAGACATTTTGCTCCTGCCCAAACTCTTCCGCCGCCTCGTCAGTTTCTTCGACGGCTACTCGGAGTTCAATCAACTCAGCGATTATTTGACGAAACAAAAGGACAGTCTCGTGCTGTGGGATGGCACAAAGAAAAAGTCGCTCGCCGAGTTGATGAAGATCAGCGGACGGAGGATTCAGTTAAAAACGCCAGTGGAGGATATTTTCTTCAAGGCGAAGTGA
- the fusA gene encoding elongation factor G has product MKEYTTEFLRNVALVSHGGAGKTMLAESFLHATGATTRLGKVEDGTTVSDYDDEEQRRKISIYSSVIPIEHRDHKINIIDAPGYTDFVGEIISALSVADGAIILVDAVAGIEVGAEIAWRYCDEFNLPRFFVINKMDRDNADYQKTYDAIKEFVEAHGKRVVQVHIPIGEKQNFTGVVDVIGMKAYMGDGKTTAEIPAELKEAADAAHFAMVEDAAEGEDELMEKYLENGSLSDGEMVRGLEDVVYAGSFVPVFCAAGGREIGAIALLNDIVDLMPSPAHGPKRIAQGKSGEEVLKPSDTEPLAAYVWKTTADPFVGKMTYFRVMQGSIQADAHVWNQNKGADERMSGLHFQRGKEVIPAKIVHAGDIAAVSKLSVTATGDTFCDKGHPLTIEKPKFPAALYRVAVTPKTQGDAAKISPTLTKLCEEDLTLTWQNDPITHETVLQGMGDQHIDVAINRAQTKFQVGLGTHQPKIPYREGITRKASAQYRHKKQTGGAGQFGEVHLRIEPLPSADFEFDDELVGMNLSKSYLPPIEKGIKATMERGAFAGYPMSNVKVIVYDGKEHEVDSKPVAFEIAGREAFKLAVQEAGPVLFEPIMNVRVTIPDANMGDVMSDLNTRRGRVQGTDSERGNTVIVAHVPMAEMTRYTTQLRSITGGRGYFTMEMDHYDVVPTHVAGPIIEAHKKEMEGKKDE; this is encoded by the coding sequence ATGAAAGAGTATACCACCGAGTTTCTGCGCAACGTTGCGTTGGTGTCGCATGGCGGCGCGGGGAAGACGATGTTGGCGGAATCATTTTTGCACGCGACGGGGGCGACCACACGACTTGGAAAAGTAGAAGACGGCACAACAGTTTCAGATTACGATGACGAGGAACAGCGTCGAAAGATTTCCATCTATTCCAGCGTGATACCGATCGAGCACCGCGATCACAAGATCAATATCATTGACGCGCCGGGCTACACTGATTTTGTGGGCGAGATCATTTCTGCCTTGAGTGTTGCCGACGGCGCGATTATTTTAGTGGACGCGGTTGCCGGGATCGAAGTCGGCGCGGAGATCGCATGGCGTTATTGCGACGAGTTCAACCTGCCGCGTTTTTTCGTGATCAATAAGATGGACCGCGATAACGCGGATTATCAGAAAACATACGACGCGATCAAAGAGTTTGTCGAAGCGCATGGCAAACGCGTTGTGCAGGTGCATATCCCGATCGGCGAAAAGCAAAACTTCACGGGCGTGGTGGATGTGATCGGCATGAAGGCGTACATGGGCGACGGCAAAACGACTGCCGAGATTCCCGCCGAATTAAAAGAAGCGGCGGATGCGGCGCACTTTGCGATGGTGGAAGACGCGGCGGAGGGGGAAGATGAGTTGATGGAAAAATATTTGGAGAACGGTTCTCTTTCGGACGGGGAGATGGTGCGCGGCTTGGAAGACGTGGTCTACGCCGGAAGCTTTGTCCCTGTGTTCTGTGCGGCGGGCGGACGTGAGATCGGCGCGATCGCTTTGCTCAACGACATCGTTGACTTGATGCCGTCTCCCGCGCACGGACCCAAACGAATTGCACAAGGCAAAAGCGGCGAGGAAGTTTTAAAGCCGTCGGATACTGAGCCGCTTGCCGCGTATGTTTGGAAGACGACCGCCGATCCGTTTGTCGGAAAGATGACGTATTTCCGCGTGATGCAGGGTTCGATTCAAGCCGACGCGCATGTGTGGAATCAAAACAAAGGCGCGGACGAGCGCATGTCAGGTTTGCATTTCCAACGGGGCAAAGAAGTCATCCCTGCGAAGATTGTTCACGCGGGGGACATTGCCGCCGTGTCGAAGTTATCCGTCACCGCGACGGGCGACACATTCTGCGATAAAGGTCATCCGCTGACGATTGAAAAGCCGAAGTTCCCTGCCGCGTTGTATCGCGTGGCGGTCACGCCGAAGACGCAAGGTGATGCGGCGAAGATCTCGCCAACCCTCACCAAATTGTGCGAAGAAGATTTGACTCTGACGTGGCAGAACGACCCGATTACGCACGAGACCGTGTTGCAAGGCATGGGCGACCAGCACATTGACGTGGCGATTAACCGCGCGCAGACGAAATTTCAAGTGGGGTTGGGTACGCATCAACCAAAAATTCCGTACCGCGAGGGCATCACTCGCAAAGCGAGCGCGCAATATCGCCACAAAAAGCAGACGGGCGGCGCGGGTCAATTCGGGGAAGTGCATTTACGCATCGAGCCGCTTCCAAGCGCCGATTTTGAATTCGACGATGAGCTCGTCGGCATGAATCTTTCCAAGTCCTATTTGCCGCCCATCGAAAAAGGAATCAAAGCCACGATGGAGCGCGGCGCGTTCGCGGGTTACCCGATGAGCAACGTCAAAGTCATCGTGTATGACGGCAAGGAACACGAGGTGGATTCAAAACCTGTCGCTTTTGAAATTGCGGGGCGGGAGGCGTTCAAACTCGCGGTGCAGGAGGCGGGTCCCGTGTTGTTCGAGCCGATCATGAACGTGCGCGTCACCATCCCCGATGCGAACATGGGCGACGTGATGAGCGACCTCAACACCCGCCGCGGACGCGTCCAAGGCACCGACTCGGAACGCGGCAACACGGTCATCGTGGCGCACGTGCCAATGGCGGAAATGACGCGTTACACCACGCAACTCCGCTCGATCACGGGCGGACGCGGTTACTTCACGATGGAGATGGATCACTACGATGTTGTCCCAACCCATGTGGCGGGTCCGATCATTGAGGCGCACAAGAAGGAGATGGAGGGGAAGAAGGATGAGTAG